One Malus sylvestris chromosome 14, drMalSylv7.2, whole genome shotgun sequence DNA segment encodes these proteins:
- the LOC126599129 gene encoding uncharacterized protein LOC126599129 encodes MKGSSSSNELKAPVFDGENYDFWRIRMTTIFKSYDLWDMVQHGYELPEIEIDALEEDLTETQLKTLKQNRMEDARALGIIQGVVSDTIFPRIANEETAKGAWEVLQQEYRGDTKVRKVKLQSLRRDFEYTMRENELLKDYFIRLFDVVNKMKTYGEELPNERIVQKLLISLTKPYDSIVSVIEETKDTETLSVQDVMTSLRAFD; translated from the coding sequence ATGAAAGGATCCAGCAGTAGCAATGAGCTAAAAGCTCCAGTCTTTGATGGGGAGAATTATGATTTTTGGAGAATAAGAATGACAACCATTTTCAAATCCTATGATCTATGGGATATGGTTCAACACGGGTATGAACTACCTGAGATAGAGATCGATGCTCTAGAAGAGGATCTCACAGAAACacaactcaaaacactaaaGCAGAATCGGATGGAGGATGCTAGAGCACTTGGAATCATTCAAGGTGTTGTCTCAGACACCATTTTTCCAAGGATAGCAAATGAAGAGACTGCAAAGGGAGCTTGGGAAGTTTTACAGCAAGAGTACAGAGGAGACACTAAAGTTAGAAAGGTGAAACTTCAGTCCCTTAGAAGAGATTTTGAGTATACAATGAGGGAAAATGAGCTATTAAAAGACTACTTCATTAGGCTGTTTGATGTTGTAAACAAGATGAAAACATATGGTGAGGAACTGCCTAATGAAAGAATTGTCCAAAAACTGTTGATTAGTTTGACTAAACCCTATGATTCAATAGTGAGTGTTATAGAAGAAACCAAAGACACTGAAACTCTCAGTGTACAAGATGTGATGACATCCTTAAGAGCTTTTGATTAA